From Alteromonas sp. RKMC-009, one genomic window encodes:
- the ihfB gene encoding integration host factor subunit beta: protein MTKSELIERLADQARHIPAKDLELAIKEILEQMAQTLQKGERIEIRGFGSFSLHYRAPRVGRNPKTGDTVKLDGKYVPHFKPGKELRERVDSAVN from the coding sequence ATGACCAAGTCGGAACTAATTGAACGGCTCGCGGATCAGGCGCGACATATCCCGGCAAAAGATCTTGAGCTGGCGATAAAGGAAATCCTGGAACAGATGGCGCAAACCCTTCAAAAGGGTGAACGTATTGAAATCCGGGGTTTTGGTAGCTTTTCTCTTCACTACCGTGCACCACGTGTCGGGCGTAATCCCAAGACAGGTGATACTGTGAAGCTGGACGGTAAATACGTCCCTCACTTTAAGCCCGGTAAAGAATTACGGGAAAGGGTAGACAGCGCCGTAAACTAA
- the rpsA gene encoding 30S ribosomal protein S1, with the protein MTENFAQLFEESLQELETRPGSIVKGTVVSIDKDIVLVDAGLKSESAIPADQFKNAEGELEIAVGDSVDVALDAVEDGFGETILSREKAKRHEAWVELEKAYEDKVTIKGVINGKVKGGFTVEVNSVRAFLPGSLVDVRPVRDTTHLEGKELEFKVIKLDAKRNNVVVSRRAVIEAESSAERETLLANLEEGHEIKGIVKNLTDYGAFVDLGGVDGLLHITDMAWKRVKHPSEIVNVGDEINVKVLKFDKDKQRVSLGMKQMGNDPWHDISQRYPEGTKISGQVTNLTDYGCFVEIEDGVEGLVHVSEMDWTNKNIHPSKVVSLGDTVEVMVLEIDEERRRISLGLKQCIANPWEEFAKSHEKGDKVSGKIKSITDFGIFIGLDGGIDGLVHLSDISWNKTGEDAVRDYKKGDEISAVVLQVDPERERISLGVKQIEEDPFNKYLTDNKKGAIVNGTVTAVDAKGVTVNLAEEVEGYIRVADLSRDRVEDASEVVNVGESIEAKFMGVDRKNRTVNLSVKAKDQADEKEAIDKVNQQEDAGFANAMAEAFKAAKGE; encoded by the coding sequence ATGACTGAAAATTTTGCACAACTTTTTGAAGAAAGCTTACAAGAACTGGAAACACGCCCTGGTTCAATTGTAAAAGGTACCGTTGTTTCTATCGACAAAGACATCGTTCTTGTTGATGCAGGCTTGAAATCAGAAAGTGCTATCCCAGCTGATCAATTCAAAAATGCTGAAGGCGAATTAGAAATCGCTGTTGGCGACTCTGTAGACGTAGCACTTGACGCTGTTGAAGATGGTTTCGGTGAAACTATCCTGTCACGTGAAAAAGCTAAGCGCCACGAAGCATGGGTTGAGCTGGAAAAAGCTTACGAAGATAAAGTCACTATCAAAGGCGTTATCAACGGTAAAGTTAAAGGCGGTTTCACTGTTGAAGTTAACAGTGTACGCGCGTTCCTGCCAGGTTCTCTGGTTGACGTACGTCCAGTACGCGACACTACGCACCTGGAAGGCAAAGAGCTTGAGTTTAAAGTAATCAAGCTGGATGCTAAGCGTAACAACGTTGTTGTTTCACGTCGTGCGGTTATCGAAGCCGAAAGCAGTGCAGAACGTGAAACTCTGCTGGCTAACCTGGAAGAAGGCCACGAAATCAAGGGTATCGTTAAGAACCTGACTGATTACGGTGCGTTCGTTGATCTGGGTGGCGTAGACGGTCTTCTGCACATCACTGATATGGCCTGGAAGCGCGTTAAGCACCCAAGCGAAATCGTTAATGTTGGTGACGAAATCAACGTTAAAGTTCTGAAGTTCGACAAAGACAAGCAGCGTGTTTCTCTGGGCATGAAGCAAATGGGCAACGATCCATGGCATGACATTTCCCAGCGTTACCCTGAAGGTACTAAGATCTCTGGTCAGGTAACTAACCTGACAGACTACGGTTGCTTCGTTGAAATCGAAGACGGCGTTGAAGGTCTGGTACACGTTTCTGAAATGGACTGGACTAACAAGAACATCCACCCATCTAAAGTTGTTAGCTTAGGTGACACTGTTGAAGTTATGGTTCTGGAAATCGACGAAGAACGTCGTCGTATTTCTCTGGGTCTGAAGCAGTGCATTGCTAATCCTTGGGAAGAGTTCGCGAAGTCACACGAAAAAGGCGACAAAGTATCTGGTAAGATCAAGTCAATCACTGACTTCGGTATCTTCATCGGCCTTGACGGTGGCATCGACGGTCTGGTTCACCTGTCTGACATCAGCTGGAACAAAACTGGCGAAGACGCAGTTCGTGACTACAAAAAAGGTGACGAAATCTCTGCCGTTGTTCTGCAAGTCGACCCTGAGCGTGAGCGTATCTCTCTTGGCGTTAAGCAAATCGAAGAAGATCCTTTCAACAAGTATCTGACAGATAACAAGAAAGGTGCTATCGTTAACGGTACAGTTACTGCTGTTGACGCAAAAGGCGTTACTGTTAACCTGGCTGAAGAAGTTGAAGGCTACATCCGCGTTGCTGACTTGTCACGTGACCGCGTAGAAGACGCTTCTGAAGTTGTTAACGTTGGCGAAAGCATCGAAGCGAAATTTATGGGCGTAGACCGTAAGAATCGCACTGTTAACCTGTCTGTTAAAGCGAAAGATCAGGCTGACGAAAAAGAAGCTATCGACAAAGTTAACCAGCAGGAAGACGCTGGCTTCGCTAACGCGATGGCAGAAGCATTTAAAGCTGCTAAAGGCGAATAA
- the cmk gene encoding (d)CMP kinase, which yields MQLIPVVTVDGPSGAGKGTLSSLLAKELQWHFLDSGAIYRVLAVAALHHDLPVDDEASVVPLATGLDVSFETNGEANRIILEGEDVTDDIRTEQVGAVASQVAALPRVREALLRRQRAFQQAPGLVADGRDMGTVVFPDAVVKLFLTASAEARAERRYAQLKEKGMDVNIARLLTDIKARDERDTQRAVAPLVPAEDAVVIDSTHLDITQVFEKAMEVVRSKVR from the coding sequence ATGCAACTGATCCCCGTCGTCACGGTTGACGGACCAAGTGGAGCTGGTAAAGGAACCCTGAGCAGTTTACTTGCAAAAGAACTTCAATGGCATTTTCTGGATAGTGGCGCAATATACCGCGTCCTGGCTGTTGCAGCATTACACCACGATTTACCCGTGGATGATGAAGCCTCTGTTGTGCCGCTGGCAACTGGTCTGGATGTCAGCTTTGAAACAAACGGCGAAGCTAACCGCATTATTCTGGAAGGCGAAGATGTGACTGATGACATCCGCACTGAACAGGTAGGCGCTGTAGCCTCACAGGTAGCCGCGTTACCCAGGGTCCGTGAAGCATTATTGCGTCGCCAGCGAGCCTTTCAGCAGGCGCCCGGCCTGGTTGCTGACGGCCGCGACATGGGCACGGTGGTGTTTCCTGATGCGGTTGTAAAACTGTTTTTAACAGCCAGCGCTGAAGCCAGAGCTGAACGGCGATATGCCCAGTTGAAAGAGAAGGGCATGGATGTTAATATTGCGCGCCTTTTAACCGATATCAAAGCACGTGATGAACGTGATACGCAGCGGGCAGTTGCCCCTCTGGTACCGGCTGAAGATGCGGTAGTAATAGATTCTACTCACCTGGATATTACGCAGGTGTTTGAAAAAGCGATGGAAGTTGTGAGATCGAAGGTTCGCTGA
- the aroA gene encoding 3-phosphoshikimate 1-carboxyvinyltransferase, translating to MEQLTLQPISRVDGEVNVPGSKSLSNRALLLAALAKGETTLTNLLDSDDIRHMLVALEKLGVTYTLSEDKTECTVTGIGGKFNVAGETELFLGNAGTAMRPLCAVLAASDVLVTLTGEPRMEERPIGDLVDALLEAGADVTYLKNAGYPPLKIAGKPLSAKEVNVDGSVSSQFLTAILMAAPLFASDTLIKIKGELVSKPYIDITLDTMAKFGIVVTNNDYASFEVRGNQTYTSPGRFMVEGDASSASYFLAAAAIKGGTVKVTGIGSKSIQGDVRFADVLEAMGAKVEWADESVTVTGAPLKGVDMDMNHIPDAAMTIATTALFAEGPTSIRNIYNWRVKETDRLHAMATELRKLGAEVDEGHDYITVQPLKSLKHAEIDTYNDHRVAMCFSLIALSDTPVTINDPRCTAKTFPDYFTRFATICH from the coding sequence GTGGAGCAGTTAACATTACAACCAATTTCCCGTGTAGACGGAGAAGTCAACGTACCGGGATCTAAGAGTTTATCTAACCGTGCTCTGTTACTTGCAGCGCTGGCAAAAGGTGAGACAACACTGACCAATTTGCTGGACAGTGATGATATCCGCCACATGCTGGTAGCCCTTGAAAAGCTGGGTGTGACTTACACGCTGAGTGAAGATAAAACTGAATGTACGGTTACCGGTATTGGCGGAAAATTCAACGTTGCCGGTGAAACCGAATTATTTCTTGGCAATGCAGGAACGGCAATGCGCCCGTTGTGTGCTGTCCTTGCTGCCAGTGATGTGCTGGTTACACTGACCGGCGAACCACGTATGGAAGAGCGTCCAATCGGCGATCTGGTTGATGCCTTGCTGGAAGCCGGTGCTGATGTCACCTATCTTAAAAATGCCGGTTATCCGCCGCTTAAAATTGCCGGTAAACCGTTGTCGGCAAAAGAAGTTAACGTGGATGGGAGCGTATCCAGTCAGTTCCTGACCGCAATATTAATGGCTGCGCCGTTATTCGCTTCTGATACGCTGATAAAAATCAAGGGTGAGCTGGTTTCTAAACCCTATATCGATATTACGCTGGATACCATGGCCAAATTCGGTATTGTCGTCACCAACAATGATTACGCCAGCTTCGAGGTTAGGGGAAATCAAACTTACACTTCTCCGGGTCGTTTCATGGTTGAAGGTGATGCGTCTTCGGCCTCTTACTTCCTGGCTGCTGCTGCAATTAAAGGCGGCACGGTGAAGGTTACCGGCATCGGTAGTAAAAGTATTCAGGGTGACGTACGTTTTGCTGATGTACTTGAAGCGATGGGTGCGAAAGTTGAATGGGCGGATGAGTCAGTGACCGTTACCGGTGCACCGTTAAAAGGTGTGGATATGGATATGAATCATATTCCTGATGCGGCCATGACTATTGCTACCACGGCGCTGTTTGCTGAAGGGCCGACGTCTATCCGGAATATCTACAACTGGCGGGTTAAAGAAACGGATCGCCTGCATGCAATGGCTACCGAGTTACGCAAATTGGGCGCCGAAGTGGACGAAGGACACGATTACATCACCGTGCAACCTTTGAAATCACTGAAGCATGCTGAAATCGATACGTATAATGATCACCGTGTAGCAATGTGCTTCTCCCTTATCGCACTTAGCGATACGCCTGTCACTATTAACGATCCACGCTGTACAGCCAAAACCTTCCCGGACTACTTCACCCGTTTCGCGACAATCTGTCACTAA
- the serC gene encoding 3-phosphoserine/phosphohydroxythreonine transaminase translates to MSNVFNFSAGPAMLPAEVMQQAQAEFLNWRDSGCSVMEVSHRGKDFIEVAATAEQDLRDLLAVPDNYKVLFAHGGGRGQFASVPLNISQTGDISLHMVTGSWSKGAVAEASKYNNAKVIGETIDIDGLKSVARVNAGDVDQNAAYLHFCPNETVDGIAFDWLPEAGKVPLVSDMSSCILSQPLDVAAHGIIYAGAQKNIGPSGLSVLIVRDDLIGKARKETPSIFDFELMANHDSMYNTPPTFSWYLAGLVFKWLKNNGGLSAMQKRNDEKAALLYSAIDNSDFYSNPVHPDNRSKMNVPFHLADDGLNQAFLEQAEAAGLKALKGHRSVGGMRASIYNAMPVEGVVALVEFMQQFEKQNG, encoded by the coding sequence ATGAGTAATGTATTTAACTTCAGTGCAGGACCTGCAATGTTACCTGCAGAGGTCATGCAGCAGGCACAGGCGGAATTTCTGAACTGGCGTGATTCAGGCTGCTCTGTCATGGAAGTCAGCCATCGTGGCAAAGATTTTATTGAAGTTGCCGCTACAGCAGAGCAGGACCTGCGCGACTTACTGGCCGTACCGGACAATTACAAAGTGCTTTTTGCCCATGGTGGTGGCCGCGGACAGTTTGCTTCTGTGCCGCTGAACATCTCTCAAACCGGTGACATATCTTTGCACATGGTTACCGGCTCCTGGTCGAAAGGGGCCGTTGCTGAGGCATCTAAATACAATAATGCCAAAGTGATTGGTGAAACCATTGACATTGACGGACTGAAATCAGTCGCAAGAGTCAATGCCGGCGATGTTGACCAGAATGCGGCTTACCTGCATTTTTGCCCTAATGAAACCGTTGATGGTATTGCTTTTGACTGGTTACCAGAGGCTGGTAAGGTACCGCTGGTATCTGATATGTCTTCTTGTATTTTGTCGCAACCACTGGATGTGGCGGCACACGGCATCATTTATGCCGGCGCACAGAAAAATATCGGTCCTTCCGGTTTATCGGTATTAATTGTTCGTGACGACCTTATCGGTAAAGCGCGTAAAGAAACCCCGTCCATTTTCGATTTTGAATTGATGGCTAATCACGATTCAATGTATAACACTCCGCCCACTTTCTCATGGTATCTGGCGGGTCTCGTGTTCAAATGGCTGAAGAACAATGGTGGCCTGAGCGCCATGCAAAAACGCAACGATGAGAAAGCGGCGTTACTGTACAGTGCTATCGATAACAGTGATTTCTACTCAAACCCGGTGCATCCTGACAACCGTTCTAAAATGAATGTGCCTTTTCATCTGGCAGATGACGGCTTGAATCAGGCATTTTTAGAACAGGCTGAAGCTGCCGGACTGAAAGCGTTGAAAGGGCACCGCTCTGTGGGCGGGATGCGCGCCAGTATCTACAATGCAATGCCGGTTGAAGGTGTTGTGGCACTGGTTGAATTTATGCAGCAATTTGAAAAGCAAAACGGGTGA
- the gyrA gene encoding DNA topoisomerase (ATP-hydrolyzing) subunit A — protein MTDNAKEILPINIEEELKNSYLDYAMSVIVGRALPDVRDGLKPVHRRVLFAMNELKNDFNKPYKKSARVVGDVIGKYHPHGDSAVYDTIVRMAQPFSLRYMLVDGQGNFGSVDGDSAAAMRYTEVRMAKIAHELLADLDKETVDFVPNYDGTEQIPEVLPTKVPNLLVNGSSGIAVGMATNIPPHNLTEVVNGCIAMIENPAVTVEELMQYIPGPDFPTAAMISGRKGIDDAYRTGRGKIYLRAKAEIETDSNGKETIIVNEIPYQVNKARLIEKIAELVKEKRIEGISALRDESDKDGMRIVVEVKRNESAEVLLNHLYANTQLQTVFGINMVALDNGQPKVFNLKEMLEAFILHRREVVTRRTVYELRKARDRAHILEGLAIALTNIDPIIELIKASPSPSEAKKALVAQGWNLGDVADMLERAGDDAARPDWLTPEFGIRDGKYYLTEQQAQAILDLRLHKLTGLEHEKILDEYKELLAIIAELLHILRSPERLMEVIREELEKVRDEFGDERRTEITAASHDIDIEDLIEQEDVVVTLSREGYVKYQKLTEYEAQRRGGKGKSATKMKDEDFIERLLVANTHDHILCFSTRGRLYWLKVYQLPFASRNARGKPIVNILPLENDERITAILPIKEFEEGKFVLMATANGTVKKTDLSLYSRPRSSGIIAVNLNEGDELIGVSITHGDDDIMLFSDEGKVVRFNEKLRDSETGEVKRDPETGEELQALRPMGRTATGVRGIKLQEGQRVVSLIVPRGDGAILTATENGYGKRTPLEDYPAKSRATQGVVSIKVSERNGKVVGAVQVDETDEIMLISNMGTLVRTRVGEVSTVGRNTQGVRLIRTADDEKVVGLQRIEEVIDEELELEEGGENTAEEVSANNDAAVSDSDKPTTEE, from the coding sequence ATGACTGATAACGCTAAAGAAATTCTCCCCATAAATATCGAGGAAGAGCTTAAAAACTCCTACCTTGATTATGCGATGAGCGTTATTGTCGGGCGCGCATTGCCTGACGTAAGGGACGGCCTCAAGCCGGTTCACCGCCGCGTACTCTTCGCGATGAACGAACTCAAAAACGACTTCAATAAACCGTATAAGAAATCGGCCCGTGTGGTGGGTGATGTTATCGGTAAATATCACCCTCATGGTGACAGTGCGGTATACGACACCATCGTACGTATGGCACAGCCATTCTCTTTGCGCTACATGCTGGTAGACGGGCAGGGTAACTTCGGTTCTGTAGACGGCGACTCTGCCGCGGCCATGCGTTATACCGAAGTACGTATGGCAAAAATTGCCCATGAGTTACTGGCGGATCTTGATAAAGAAACCGTAGATTTTGTACCTAACTATGACGGTACAGAGCAAATCCCTGAGGTTCTACCTACTAAGGTGCCGAACCTGCTGGTAAACGGCTCTTCCGGTATTGCCGTTGGTATGGCAACAAACATTCCGCCCCACAACCTCACTGAAGTGGTTAACGGCTGTATCGCAATGATAGAGAATCCTGCCGTTACCGTTGAAGAGCTGATGCAGTATATTCCGGGTCCGGATTTCCCTACTGCGGCGATGATCAGTGGACGTAAGGGTATTGATGATGCTTACCGTACCGGTCGTGGCAAAATCTATCTGCGTGCCAAGGCGGAAATCGAAACTGACAGTAATGGTAAAGAAACCATTATTGTTAACGAGATCCCTTATCAGGTAAACAAAGCCCGCCTGATTGAAAAGATCGCTGAACTGGTAAAAGAAAAACGTATCGAAGGTATTTCTGCCCTGCGTGATGAGTCTGACAAAGACGGTATGCGCATTGTTGTTGAAGTAAAACGCAACGAGTCGGCGGAAGTACTGCTTAACCACCTGTATGCCAATACCCAGCTACAAACAGTATTCGGTATTAATATGGTGGCACTGGATAACGGTCAGCCTAAAGTATTTAACCTCAAGGAAATGCTAGAGGCGTTTATCCTTCACCGTCGTGAAGTGGTTACCCGCCGTACGGTATACGAACTGCGTAAAGCGCGGGACCGTGCCCATATCCTTGAAGGTCTTGCCATTGCACTGACCAACATCGATCCTATCATTGAGCTTATTAAAGCTTCGCCGAGTCCTTCTGAAGCTAAGAAAGCTTTGGTTGCTCAGGGCTGGAACCTGGGTGATGTTGCTGACATGCTTGAGCGTGCCGGTGATGATGCAGCCCGTCCGGACTGGCTGACGCCGGAATTTGGTATCCGTGACGGCAAGTACTACCTGACAGAACAACAGGCACAGGCCATCCTTGATCTGCGTCTTCATAAACTGACAGGTCTTGAGCACGAAAAGATCCTTGATGAGTACAAAGAGCTACTGGCCATCATCGCTGAGTTACTGCACATTCTGCGTAGCCCTGAGCGTCTGATGGAAGTGATTCGCGAAGAGCTCGAAAAAGTGCGTGATGAATTTGGTGATGAACGTCGCACAGAAATCACGGCTGCAAGTCATGACATTGATATTGAAGATTTGATTGAGCAGGAAGACGTTGTTGTGACGCTGTCCCGCGAAGGCTATGTGAAATATCAGAAACTGACTGAATATGAAGCACAGCGCCGTGGTGGTAAAGGTAAGTCAGCGACGAAGATGAAAGATGAAGATTTCATTGAGCGTCTGCTGGTTGCGAATACCCATGACCACATCCTGTGTTTCTCTACCCGTGGCCGTCTGTACTGGTTGAAGGTTTATCAGTTACCATTTGCCAGCCGGAACGCCCGTGGTAAACCTATTGTGAATATTCTGCCGCTGGAAAATGATGAGCGGATCACTGCCATTCTACCTATCAAAGAATTTGAAGAAGGCAAGTTTGTACTCATGGCGACAGCCAACGGTACGGTGAAAAAGACTGATTTGAGTCTGTACTCCAGACCGCGCTCCAGTGGTATTATTGCCGTCAACCTTAATGAAGGCGATGAACTGATTGGCGTATCAATCACCCACGGTGATGACGACATCATGCTGTTCTCTGACGAAGGTAAAGTGGTTCGTTTTAACGAAAAACTGCGCGACTCAGAAACAGGTGAAGTGAAACGTGATCCGGAAACCGGCGAAGAGTTGCAGGCTCTGCGTCCTATGGGCAGAACAGCAACGGGTGTTCGCGGTATTAAACTGCAGGAAGGTCAGCGTGTAGTATCTCTGATTGTTCCCCGTGGTGACGGCGCCATCCTTACTGCGACTGAAAATGGTTATGGTAAACGTACGCCGCTTGAAGATTACCCGGCTAAGAGTCGTGCGACTCAGGGCGTGGTGTCTATCAAAGTGTCAGAACGTAACGGTAAAGTTGTCGGCGCTGTACAGGTTGATGAAACCGATGAAATCATGCTTATCAGCAACATGGGCACACTTGTACGTACCCGTGTCGGTGAAGTGTCTACGGTTGGCCGTAACACCCAGGGTGTACGTCTTATCAGAACTGCTGATGATGAGAAAGTAGTAGGTCTTCAACGTATCGAAGAAGTGATCGACGAAGAACTTGAACTGGAAGAAGGCGGGGAAAACACCGCTGAAGAAGTATCTGCTAACAATGATGCCGCTGTCTCAGACAGCGATAAGCCAACGACAGAAGAATAA
- the ubiG gene encoding bifunctional 2-polyprenyl-6-hydroxyphenol methylase/3-demethylubiquinol 3-O-methyltransferase UbiG: MSNVDEQEIAKFSELASRWWDTESEFKPLHLINPLRLDFVQQHCDGLFEKKVLDIGCGGGILAESMAKLGADVTGIDLASASLEVAKLHGLESGVKVDYQCVSAEAFAEQRPGEFDVVTCMEMLEHVPDPASIIAACARLVKPSGHVFLSTLNRNVKSWLMGIVGAEYILKLVPKGTHQHARFIKPSELMAMTDKVDLFARNTTGLHMDPLSRQFYLSDKNIDVNYIVHTQKSL, encoded by the coding sequence ATGTCGAATGTCGATGAACAAGAAATTGCCAAATTCAGTGAACTGGCCTCCCGTTGGTGGGATACCGAAAGTGAATTCAAACCTCTGCATTTAATTAATCCGTTAAGGCTTGATTTTGTACAGCAGCACTGTGATGGTCTGTTTGAAAAGAAAGTGTTGGATATTGGTTGTGGCGGCGGCATTCTTGCAGAATCCATGGCTAAACTGGGTGCTGATGTGACCGGTATTGATTTGGCGTCTGCTTCTTTAGAGGTTGCTAAACTTCATGGTCTCGAATCCGGTGTAAAAGTTGATTATCAGTGTGTTTCTGCAGAAGCCTTTGCAGAACAAAGACCCGGAGAGTTTGATGTGGTGACCTGTATGGAAATGCTCGAGCACGTTCCTGATCCGGCATCGATCATCGCAGCCTGCGCCAGGCTGGTTAAGCCAAGTGGTCATGTATTTCTGTCTACTTTAAACAGAAATGTGAAATCCTGGCTGATGGGCATCGTTGGCGCCGAGTATATCCTCAAGCTGGTACCAAAAGGTACACATCAGCATGCCCGTTTTATTAAGCCTTCAGAATTAATGGCAATGACCGATAAGGTTGATCTGTTTGCCAGAAACACCACAGGTCTGCATATGGATCCGCTAAGCCGCCAGTTCTACTTATCGGACAAAAACATCGATGTTAACTACATCGTCCATACGCAAAAAAGCCTGTAG
- the nrdA gene encoding class 1a ribonucleoside-diphosphate reductase subunit alpha, with amino-acid sequence MNNNLYVTKRNGEKEVIELDKIHKVITWAAEGLNNVSVSQVEIKAQIQFYDGIKTGEIHETLIKSAADLISTDAPDYQYLAARLAIFHLRKKAYGQFEPPKLFDHVKKMVEQGKYDEHLLSDYTQAEFEAMDDFIDHWRDMTFSYAAVKQLEGKYLVQNRVTGDIYESAQFLYVLVAACLFADYPKETRLDYVRRFYDATSTFKISLPTPIMSGVRTPTRQFSSCVLIETGDSLDSINATASAIVKYVSQRAGIGVNAGRIRALGSPIRGGEAFHTGCIPFYKYFQTAVKSCSQGGVRGGAATLFYPLWHMEVESLLVLKNNRGVEENRVRHLDYGVQFNKLMYQRMMKDGYITLFSPSDVPGLYDAFFADQNKFEELYVKYEQDDSIRKKQIKAMELFSLFMQERASTGRIYLQNVDHCNTHSPFDPAVAPVRQSNLCLEIALPTKPLEHVNDENGEIALCTLSAFNLGAIKSLDEFEELSDLAVRALDSLLDYQDYPVPAAYHATMNRRTLGIGVINFAYYLAKNGVKYSDFSANPLIHRTFEAMQYHLLKASVNLAKEKGACPKFNETTYSKGILPIDTYKKDLDAICNEPLHMDWEGLRAEMMEHGLRNSTLSALMPSETSSQISNATNGIEPPRGHISIKSSKDGVLKQVVPEYENLKDAYELLWDIPSNDGYLQLVGIMQKFVDQTISANTSYDPGKYESGKVPMKLLLKDLLTSYKLGVKTLYYHNTRDGNTDTSSMEVKQGQAKPQPQAQTAVIEEDDDCAGGACKI; translated from the coding sequence ATGAACAACAACTTGTATGTCACTAAACGCAATGGCGAAAAAGAAGTCATTGAGTTAGATAAGATCCATAAAGTGATCACGTGGGCAGCAGAAGGGTTAAATAACGTTTCTGTTTCTCAGGTAGAAATCAAAGCTCAGATCCAATTTTACGATGGTATCAAGACCGGCGAAATCCACGAGACATTGATCAAGTCTGCAGCCGATCTTATTTCAACAGATGCGCCTGATTATCAGTATCTTGCAGCCCGTCTGGCTATCTTCCACCTGCGTAAAAAAGCATATGGTCAGTTTGAGCCGCCTAAATTGTTTGATCATGTTAAAAAGATGGTTGAACAGGGTAAGTATGACGAGCACCTGTTGTCTGACTACACGCAAGCTGAATTTGAGGCGATGGATGATTTCATCGATCACTGGCGTGATATGACCTTCAGTTATGCTGCTGTTAAGCAGCTTGAAGGTAAGTATCTGGTACAAAACCGTGTTACCGGCGACATCTATGAAAGTGCCCAGTTCCTGTATGTTCTGGTAGCAGCCTGCCTGTTTGCTGACTACCCGAAAGAAACCCGTCTTGACTATGTTCGTCGTTTTTACGATGCAACATCGACTTTCAAGATTTCTCTGCCTACACCGATTATGTCCGGTGTGCGTACCCCTACCCGTCAGTTCAGTTCATGCGTACTGATTGAAACCGGTGATAGTCTGGATTCTATCAACGCCACCGCCAGCGCCATCGTAAAATACGTGAGTCAGCGTGCCGGTATTGGTGTAAACGCTGGTCGCATTCGTGCACTGGGTAGTCCAATCCGTGGTGGTGAAGCTTTCCACACCGGTTGTATTCCTTTCTACAAGTACTTCCAGACTGCAGTAAAAAGCTGCTCTCAGGGCGGTGTTCGTGGTGGTGCAGCGACGTTGTTCTACCCGCTGTGGCACATGGAAGTTGAATCACTGCTGGTATTGAAAAATAACCGTGGTGTTGAAGAAAACCGCGTACGTCATCTCGACTACGGCGTGCAATTCAACAAGCTGATGTATCAGCGTATGATGAAAGACGGCTACATCACACTGTTCAGCCCGTCTGATGTACCCGGTCTGTACGATGCTTTCTTTGCTGATCAGAACAAGTTCGAAGAGCTGTATGTGAAATACGAACAGGATGACTCCATTCGTAAGAAGCAAATTAAAGCTATGGAACTGTTCAGTCTGTTTATGCAGGAACGTGCTTCAACCGGCCGCATCTACCTGCAAAACGTTGACCACTGTAATACTCACAGCCCGTTTGACCCGGCTGTCGCTCCTGTCCGTCAGAGCAACCTGTGTCTTGAAATCGCGCTGCCGACCAAGCCGCTGGAGCACGTAAACGACGAAAATGGCGAAATTGCACTGTGTACGCTGTCAGCATTTAACTTAGGCGCGATCAAATCTCTGGATGAATTTGAAGAATTATCCGACCTGGCTGTGCGTGCACTGGACAGCCTGCTGGATTATCAGGATTACCCGGTTCCGGCGGCATACCATGCCACTATGAATCGTCGTACGCTGGGTATAGGTGTTATCAACTTCGCTTATTATCTTGCGAAGAATGGCGTTAAGTATTCTGACTTCAGCGCAAACCCGCTTATTCACCGTACGTTTGAAGCGATGCAGTACCATTTATTAAAAGCGTCTGTGAATCTGGCAAAAGAGAAAGGTGCGTGTCCTAAATTTAATGAGACCACCTACTCTAAAGGTATTCTGCCTATCGATACCTACAAAAAAGATTTGGACGCCATTTGTAACGAACCTTTACACATGGACTGGGAAGGCCTGCGCGCTGAAATGATGGAGCACGGGCTACGTAATTCTACGCTGTCTGCACTGATGCCGTCTGAAACGTCTTCGCAGATTTCCAATGCAACCAATGGTATCGAGCCGCCCCGTGGTCATATCAGCATTAAATCAAGTAAAGATGGTGTACTGAAGCAAGTTGTCCCTGAATATGAAAATCTTAAAGATGCCTATGAACTGCTGTGGGATATTCCGTCCAATGACGGTTACCTGCAACTGGTTGGCATTATGCAGAAATTCGTTGACCAGACTATTTCTGCTAACACCAGTTACGATCCGGGCAAATATGAAAGCGGTAAGGTACCGATGAAGTTGCTGCTCAAAGATCTGCTGACCTCATACAAGCTGGGTGTGAAGACACTGTATTATCATAACACCCGTGACGGTAACACCGACACCAGCTCTATGGAAGTCAAACAAGGCCAGGCGAAACCTCAACCACAAGCGCAAACCGCTGTGATTGAAGAAGACGACGACTGTGCCGGCGGTGCATGTAAAATTTAA